AGATTACCACCTAATGCTCACGAGTTTTGTGAAATTCAATTTCAGGGTATCTCTCTTGCGCTAATTGCAGATTAACCATTGTAGGGGCAATATAAGTAAGGTTATCACCACCGTCTAGCGCCAAGTTATCAAATGCTTTTTTACGGAAGTGCTCCAATTTAAGCTCATCATCACAGGTTGTCCAGCGTGCTGTCGCGACGCTAATAGGCTCATACATCGCATCGACCTTATATTCAGCTTTGAGCCTATGCACCACTACGTCAAACTGCAACACACCGACCGCACCTACGATAAGATCGTTATTCTTTAGAGGTCGGAATACCTGAACAGCCCCTTCCTCCGATAGCTGAATTAAGCCTTTGTTTAACTGTTTGGCTTTTAGTGGATCTTTCAAACGGATTCGTCTAAACAGCTCTGGGGCGAAGTTTGGAATCCCGGTAAAACGCATATCTTTACCAGCAGCAAATGTATCACCTATCTGAATCGTACCGTGATTATGTAGACCAATGATATCTCCTGCATAAGCCTCTTCTACTCGGGTGCGATCTCCAGCCAAGAACGTTAATGCATCAGACACCCTTACATCTTTACCAAGTCTAACATGACGCATTTTCATACCCTGCTCATAACGACCTGAACACACCCGAAGGAATGCGACTCGGTCGCGGTGTTGTGGATCCATGTTCGCCTGTATTTTAAACACAAAGCCTGAAAACTCTTCACCTCTTGAGTCTACAACACCTTTGTCAGACTCTCTCGATAGAGGCGCTGGTGCCCAATCGGTCAGGCCATCGAGCATATGATCCACACCAAAGTTACCAAGCGCTGTCCCAAAAAATACCGGTGTTAACTGACCAGCAAGAAATTCTTCAAGATCAAACTCGTGAGATGCCCCCTTCACTAACTCAATTTCATCTCTTAAGTCTGCGGCATAAGGCCCTAAAACTTCATCTAGTTCTGGGTTGTCTAAGCCCTTGATAATTTGCTCATCCTGTATCATATGCCCCTGACCCGACTGATAGAGGATAACTTCATCACGAAGAAGATGATAAACACCTTTAAACTGCTTCCCCATGCCTATCGGCCAGGTAACCGGCGCGCAAGCGATCTTTAATACATCCTCAACCTCATCCATCAATTCAATAGGATCTCGTATATCTCGATCCATCTTATTCATAAAGGTCAGAATAGGAGTATCTCTCATGCGAGTGACATCCATCAATTTGATAGTACGAGCCTCAACACCTTTTGCACAGTCAATCACCATTAGGCAGGAATCTACCGCGGTCAGTGTACGATAAGTATCTTCAGAGAAGTCCTCATGCCCAGGTGTATCCAACAGGTTAACCAGGTGGTCTTTATAGGGAAACTGCATAACAGAGGTTGTTACGGATATCCCCCTCTCTTTTTCCATCTCCATCCAGTCAGACTTTGCGTGCTGCCCTGACTTTTTACCTTTTACCGTACCTGCCGTTTGAAGCGCTTGCCCAAATAACAATACCTTCTCAGTGATAGTTGTTTTACCCGCATCAGGGTGGGAAATGATTGCAAAAGTTCTACGTTTATTAATTTCTTTTTCAAAGCGGGACATGGAGGCTCTCTTGAAGATCGCTTAAAAGTGGTCAGTTTTAAATTATGGGGCGAATTATAACCAGTTTAAAGACATTAAGACATCTCGTTGAACAACCGTCGACATTTGATCCCCCTTTGGGCAAGGTTGGGCCCAACAGCATTGAGTGGAGAGTGCGACGAGATGCCGCACTATTTGGATAAATTACACTGTATAATCACCTTTCCTACCACCTTAAACGAGAGAGACACCTTGGCTGCACCAATTCATCCCCTTGATAAAAACCTGCTTCTCGTCAACACTGTACGCTGTTTTATACTGTTCGCAGTGTTAGCACTGGTGTCTGCTGGTTACTTTTTCAACGCCACAAGTATCAGTATTTTCACTACGCTTTTAACTTTATCGTTTTATACCGGTCTTACAGTCTATACGTTTAGGCGGCTCAGCAAGCAAACGTCAATTTCTGAGCGCGAGTTCTTTTATCATTTGGGTGCAGATATCACCGTACTAACAATACTGTTTATCTTCTCAGGAGGCTCAGCCAACCCATTCGTCTCGCTCTATTTATTCCCTATCATCGTTAGCGCTTCACTATTATCTTCAACCTATACTCGTACACTACTCCTACTAGGTATTACATGTTATAGCGCCCTATTTGTAATCGACATGTTATGGCCTGGGGACAACTCAGTTCACGATTCACATGGCGCTACCAGCATGACAGGACACAGCAACATGACTGATCACAGCAGCCACAATACCAACCAAAAGACATCAGAGGACTCCATGTTCTCATTACACCTTTACGGAATGTGGTTTACATTTGCCTTTAGCGCCCTTTTAATATCGACCTTTGTAGTGAGGATGAAGAAACAACTTGCCAAACAACAACAAAAAATTAACGCACAGCGAGAATCAGCCCTTCGTGATGAGCAGGTTATCGCAATTGCAACCCAAGCTGCCAACGTTGCGCATCACATTGGCACGCCACTTTCGACGATTTCAGTCATCGCCAACGACCTCAAACAAGAGCCTCAGTTAACAGCCTATATCGATGACCTTGATATACTTTCAAGCCAAGTTGACCTTTGTAGAAACGAGCTTCAACAACTTAGGATAGATACTGACAAAAACCACCAACAGCTCACCAGCCATATTCAAGTTCGACAGCACCTACAAGACATTACAGACGAACTAACTCTACTTCATCCGCAAACAAACATTAAATTAGACCTATCCAAGTGCCCACAAGACTTAGGCATTCGAGCAGACCAGGGACTTAAACTAGCTATTCTGAGCCTACTTAACAACGCCTGCGAAGCAAGCCCGAATCAAATTGATATTAGTGTGGGACAACAGAATGAGCAGCTTTCGATTCAAATTCGTGATTATGGTACCGGCATACCCCAGACGTTAGAAGGGGTTCCTCAGCAACCTACCCAGTCAACCAAGTCAACCGGCTTAGGGCTAGGACTATTTCTATCTCATGCGACAGTTGAAAGACAAGGAGGAGCAGTAAGACTGATTAACATCTCTGACAACCCAGAGGACTCTTCCGCAAAAACCAAAGGTACATTAACCGAAATAACACTCCCTTTGGACAGGAGCTAATATGAACAAAACAATCCTCATAATTGACGATGACGATATTTTCGCCCAAACACTCAAACGCTCATTTATTCGTCGAGGCTATGAAGCGTGGACAGCCAATAATATTAGTGAAGCAGCTGAGTTTTTTAAACAAAAACCAGACTTTGCAGTTATTGACCTCAAGATTGACGATGAAAGCGGTCTCAACGCATTAAGCCTGCTCATTCAACGGTCGCCCGATACCAAAGCCCTTATTTTGACTGGGTACTCATCTATTTCAACCGCAGTTAAAGCGATCAAACTAGGCGCCCAAAACTATTTGTGCAAACCTGCTAATACAGATGAAATATTAAAAGTCCTAACTGATGCCGAGACCACACAAGAGAGCGTGACAATAGAAGAGAAGCCCATCTCAGTAGATAGACTCGAATGGGAACATATACAACGAGTACTTAATGAGCACGAAGGAAACATCTCGGCAACGGCTCGAGCTCTCAACATGCACCGTAGAACACTTCAGAGAAAACTACAAAAAAGGCCTGTCAACCGATAGGCCGCGACATCACCAAAGCATTCTCGCGCTCACTCCCCAAAGGGTAGTAGTTTTTCCGAACACCTATCTGCTCAAACCGTTCTGACTGATAAAGAGCTAGCGCAGGAGAGTTTGATTCACGCACCTCAAGAAACATGATACCCGCGCCAAGCAGTTCAGACCTTGTTAATAGGTGATGAAGAATATATCGCCCTAACCCTTGTCTCTGACTATGATTTGCTACACATATATTTAATAAATGCGCTTCTCCAACCGCAACAGAGATAACGCCATGCCCTAGCAACTTATCATTAGACTCTAGTAACCACACCTCATCATTTCCTTCGAGAGAATCTCGAAAGTTACCCTCTGTCCAGGGGTGAGAGTATGCACTCCTCTCAACAGTTAAAACCGAGCCCAAGTCTGAGACAAGCATTTTACGAAACTTCATTTTACTAAGTAGGGACTTAAGTGCTGCCAGACTACTCGTTTATTAAGCGGTTCACGAAGCAGGTCATTTAGAGGCAGTGTAGTAATAACTTTAATATCTCGATCATCAGAAATATCGAGCATAGAAACATCTCCGCCACCCAATGTAGAAGGTGCCTGAAGCAACAACGCCGCTACTTTTTCACCCATCAAGAACCCAGTCAGACCATCAGAGCTCAACCGCTCCCCTAACCACTCTTTTAACAGTGATAACATCGACACAGCATCATTCCCAGGTAATTGTTTGTTACCAAAAAACGGCCATCTAAAGCACAGAACCTGGGTCGACTCTACAGACTCCCCCATAGCTGAGGCGATATTTAACAACAGCTGTCGCTTTAGTTGTTCAGGGTATTCAGAATCACTATCCGATATAAACCAGTTTTTCCTTCCAACCCATAACATCAGCTCTATAGCCTCTAGGTTGGCTAGCGGCGTAGCAACCCTGCTATCTAACTCGACAGCACCCGGTAAAGGCTCTGTTTCATTTAGGTTCGACTTAGCCGCCAAGATACTAGCATCACTTTTATCTGCCACCCCTAAGCTCATTGTCTCAGCTTTCAGGCCTGAACCTATCACTGACGATGCGGACCTTGTGCTATCTGAGACTAAATCAGGTGAGGCAGTATCAATAACGACTGCATCTTGTTTTGGTGAAAGTGAATTAAGTATATCTGCAGCAGACTTAGGCGTTACAGCTCCTGCGTCTTTGTCGGCTAAGTTATTCTGAACGTGAGCATTAGACTCATCCGCACCGTCTAAATTAGCACCAAATAAAAACTCAGGTGATTCGGCAGCACCAGGAAGCTCGCAACGGGAGTACCATAAGGTTACCCCCATCTGCTTCAGATAGTGCTGCCTAGTCTGCTCAGACATCGCTTTGAGGATGCTGTTTGTCGGGTGTAGCAGAAATTAAGTTTAATGCATTCATATAGGCTTTCGCAGATGCAATTACGATATCGGTGTCAGCCCCAATTCCGTTAACAATACGACCACCCAATTCTAGTCTAACGGTTACCTCTCCTTGTGAGTCTGTACCGCTGGTAATTGCATTAACAGAATAGAGCTGTAAGTTAGCACCCGAATTCGCAATGCTCTCTATCGCTTTATAGGTCGCATCGACTGGACCGCCGCCTTCGGCTACAGCTGTCACTTCTTCACCATTAACCATTAACGTGATGGTAGATTGCGGCGTTACCCCTGTTTCAGAACAAACTGATAAACAAACTAGCTTAAACTGCTCTTCAACATCTGGAACCTTTGTATCGCTTACAAGTGCTTGAAGATCTTCGTCAAAGATCTCATGCTTCTTATCAGCTAGGTCTTTAAATCTTGAAAATGCTGCATTTAGCTCTGTTTCTGTTTCAAGCTGAATACCTAACTCTTCAAGACGACTCTTAAACGCATTTCTACCAGAGTGCTTGCCTAGTATTAGGCTGTTGGTGTGCCAACCCACATCTTGTGCAGCCATAATCTCATAGGTTTCACGGTTTTTGAGAATACCATCTTGATGAATACCCGACTCGTGAGCAAATGCATTAGCGCCGACAATCGCTTTGTTGGGCTGAACCGGGAACCCTGTAATCGTTGAAACCAGTCTCGATGTAGGTACAATCTGAGTCGCATCCAAGGAGGTTTCGACTGCAAACAGGTCTTTACGGGTTCTAACCGCCATCACCACTTCTTCGAGTGATGCATTTCCTGCTCGTTCTCCAAGTCCGTTGATGGTGCACTCTACTTGTCTTGCGCCATTCATCACCGCAGCCAAAGAGTTTGACACTGCCAACCCTAAGTCGTTATGGCAGTGAACCGAAAATATCGCTTTATCTGAGTTCGGAATACGCTCAATCAACGTTTTGATTGTCTCGCCAAACTCACTGGGAATAGCATACCCTACTGTATCAGGGATATTGATAGTAGTTGCCCCGGCGTCAATAGCTGACTCTATAATGCGACATAGAAAATCAATTTCAGAGCGACCTGCATCTTCGCACGAAAATTCAACATCTGAGGTATGGCTTCGAGCACGCTTAACAGCCCTTACAGCCTGCTCTACTACCTGATCAGGTTCCATCTGAAGTTTGTACTTCATATGGATAGGCGAAGTTGCTATGAAAGTGTGTATTCTTGAAGAGTTGGCATTTTTTAATGCTTCCGCGGCTCGATCTATATCTTTATCTAATGCTCTTGAAAGACTGCAGATAGTGGAGTCTTTGACTGCTTCTGCTATTGATTTTACTGCATCAAAATCCCCTGGGCTCGCAATTGCAAACCCTGCCTCAATTACGTCAACCTTCATTTTTTCCAATGATTTGGCAATACGCAATTTTTCCGCCTTAGTCATTGATGCACCTGGGCTCTGTTCCCCATCACGCAGTGTAGTATCAAAAATGACTAATCGATCTTTACCTGACATAACCTTCACTCCTAATCGCGTTATGCGCTAAACCAAACATTATTGTATTCTCTAATTGATCAATAAACGAGGCTTATCCTTATAAATTAGCTCGTTAGATAGACTACAAAGCTCTTTAACCCTTAGTTAACTCTCGATAGTCTCCAGGAGTACTCTCTGTCCATCGCTTAAAGGCCCTATAAAAAGCACTAGGATCTGAAAAACCAAGCATAGTAGCGACATCCGTCAATGGAATACTAGTATCGGAGACATAGTCCAACGCGAGTTTTTTTCTCAACTGATTATAAAGCCCTTGAAAAGTTTGCCCTTCTTCAGAAAGTTTACGTTGAAGCGTTTTCTCACTCACTCCAAGCTTATTGGCAACAAACGCCCTTCCGGCCTCTTGGTCTGAGATATGGTTTTGTAAAATTAGCGTAACCTGATCAGACATGCGACTAGTACTTTTTAACTCTCTTAGCCGTTGCTTAGCATGCTGCTCGTGCACCTCACGCAGCTCTTCGTCAGCCTCTAAGAGTGGGTGATCTAACATTTCGTGCGAAATTAAAATACCATCAAAGTCAGAACTAAAGCTTGGCTTTACTGCAAAGACTCTTAAGTATTCACTCCAATCAACAGGAGCCTCTCGCTTTAGAGAAACCTCTATAGGAGAGAACAACTCACCGGAAACCCAACGAGAGAACGCCAAAACAGCCGCCAAAACAGCATCTATCTGATGATAAAAAAATGGAAGCACTCCGGGTCGAGGGTGATATATAATCCAAACACCCTTAGCGACCGGTACACGCTGGAAAACACCTCCATCGCTGATTAGCCTCTGATATTCATGCAACTTATCAAACGCTTCACTTAGGTTCGCAGAGTTCATCAATGTATACCCTACGATATGAAAAGTAGATGGCCGTACTTTCTCCCCCATATGCAGACCGAAGAAAGGGTCTGCAGTTTCATCAATACAAGCCCCCCACAATCTTACAGTTTGGTCCATTGTTAATCGATGAACCTTATCCAAGACATCGGAGTTCAAACCGCTTTTTTTAAGAATTAATGCCCGATCACAGCCTTGCTGCTCTGCAAACAACAATAGGCTTTTGACCCAATTTAATGAAACCGTTATTTCTTTATTTTGCATCGTTAATAAAACCTTAACAAGCACATACAGACCACTTTAACTAGCGGTTTATAGTTTTTAGTAGAATGATTATCTCTACAAAGCAACTCTCTGCCAAGCCAATCTCTTTTTATTGTGAATAGGTGACTACAGTCATGATTGATTAAGACTAGAAGAAGAACTGACTACCGATTTAATTGCGGAGAGGTAAAAAGCAGGCCTAGTAAAAAACGGTAGGGTTCAAAGTTTAAGATTAAGTTTAAGTTTTTGAAGGCTCTATCCGGATAGGTAGCATTATTGCAAGGAACCACGACGGTCATCAAAGCCGTGGTAGAAATTTGAAGCTAGACATTACCAGGGTAACTGTTTCGTGCCAACGTGGCGCCCCGACAGGCTGTTTCTTATGGCTAATAAGCATTGCTAGGAGCCGCTCTTAGCCGCGAAGCATGGCTGCGTCGTACTTTCTTCCAGACAATAAAAAACCCCGACAGGATAACCTATCGGGGTTTCGTATTTAGATGCCTGACGATGGCTCGGCCTCGCATCACAGATGCGAGTCGTTCACGGTTTCCGAAGCGGTGCTTCGTATGCCTTCGGCACCACCGCTCACCCTACTCTCTCATGGTCTGTGGTCGCTGCGCTCCGCCTTTAACCTTTCTCCATGTGACAGGCAATAAAAAACCCCGATAGGATAACCTATCGGGGTTTCGTATTTAGATGCCTGACGATGACCTACTCTCACATGGGGAGACCCCACACTACCATCGGCGCTGAACCGTTTCACGACTGAGTTCGGGATGGGATCAGGTGGTTCCAGTTCGCTATTGTCATCAGGCAAAACCTTGGTCGGTTGATCATCTTTTCTATAGTGTTCACTATATTTGCGTTGATCAACCCACATCAATTCTGCAATGTCTTTAACATTTAGTAAGTTATTAAGTTATCTAACATCTCGGATCATAATCACATTATCCGGTTACCTCCATGGATGGAGGATATGCTCAAGATTGTCTGGAACAATCTTAGCCAATATTGTTTGTTTTGGTGTTATTCCAAAACTATTTGGGCGTTATATAGTCAAGCCTCACGGGCAATTAGTACTGGTTAGCTCAACGCCTCACAACGCTTACACACCCAGCCTATCAACCTCATAGTCTTTAAGGGCCCTTTAGGGAGCTCGAAGCTCCAGGGAAATCTTATCTTGAAGGGGGCTTCCCGCTTAGATGCTTTCAGCGGTTATCCTGTCCGAACATAGCTACCGGGCAATGCTACTGGCGTAACAACCCGAACACCAGAGGTTCGTTCACTCCGGTCCTCTCGTACTAGGAGCAACTCTTCTCAAATTTCCAACGTCCACGGCAGATAGGGACCGAACTGTCTCACGACGTTCTAAACCCAGCTCGCGTACCACTTTAAATGGCGAACAGCCATACCCTTGGGACCGGCTTCAGCCCCAGGATGTGATGAGCCGACATCGAGGTGCCAAACACCGCCGTCGATGTGAACTCTTGGGCGGTATCAGCCTGTTATCCCCGGAGTACCTTTTATCCGTTGAGCGATGGCCCTTCCATACAGAACCACCGGATCACTATGACCTACTTTCGTACCTGCTCGACGTGTCTGTCTCGCAGTTAAGCGCGCTTATGCCATTACACTAACCGCATGATGTCCGACCATGCTTAGCACACCTTCGTGCTCCTCCGTTACTCTTTGGGAGGAGACCGCCCCAGTCAAACTACCCACCACACAGTGTCCTCGATCCGGATTACGGACCTGAGTTAGAACCTCAAACATACCAGGGTGGTATTTCAAGGATGGCTCCGCCCGAACTAGCGTCCGGGTTTCAAAGCCTCCCACCTATCCTACACAAGTAGGCTCAAAGTTCACTGTGAAGCTATAGTAAAGGTTCACGGGGTCTTTCCGTCTAGCCGCGGATACACTGCATCTTAACAGCGATTTCAATTTCACTGAGTCTCGGGTGGAGACAGCATGGCCATCGTTACACCATTCGTGCAGGTCGGAACTTACCCGACAAGGAATTTCGCTACCTTAGGACCGTTATAGTTACGGCCGCCGTTTACCGGGGCTTCGATCAAGAGCTTCGCCTAAGCTAACCCCATCAATTAACCTTCCGGCACCGGGCAGGTGTCACACCCTATACGTCCTCTTACGAGTTTGCAGAGTGCTGTGTTTTTAATAAACAGTCGCAGCCATCTGGTATCTTCGACTGTCAAAAGCTTACGGAGCAAGTCCGATCACTCTCAACAGCGTGCCTTCTCCCGAAGTTACGGCACCATTTTGCCTAGTTCCTTCACCCGAGTTCTCTCAAGCGCCTTGGTATTCTCTACCTGACCACCTGTGTCGGTTTGGGGTACGGTCTCATATAACCTGAAGCTTAGGGACTTTTCCTGGAAGCATGGCATCAACCACTTCAGTCTCGTAAAAGAGACCTCGTCATCAGTTCTCAGCCTTAATGGACACCCGGATTTGCCTAAGTGTCCAGCCTACGACCTTAAACAACCATCCGATAGGTTGCTGGCCTAGCCTTCTCCGTCCTCCCATCGCAGTTATATGCGGTACAGGAATATTAACCTGTTTCCCATCGACTACGCTTTTCAGCCTCGCCTTAGGGGCCGACTCACCCTGCGCCGATTAGCGTTGCGCAGGAACCCTTGGTCTTCCGGCGTGCGGGTTTTTCACCCGCATTATCGTTACTCATGTCAGCATTCGCACTTCTGATACCTCCACGGAACTTCTCAATTCCGCTTCAACAGCCTACAGAACGCTCCTCTACCATGCGTGTAAACACGCATCCGCAGCTTCGGTGGTATGTTTTAGCCCCGTTACATCTTCCGCGCAGGCCGACTCGACTAGTGAGCTATTACGCTTTCTTTAAAGGGTGGCTGCTTCTAAGCCAACCTCCTAGCTGTCTGTGCCTTCCCACATCGTTTCCCACTTAACATACACTTTGGGACCTTAGCTGGCGGTCTGGGTTGTTTCCCTTTCCACGACGGACGTTAGCACCCGCCGTGTGTCTCCCGTGATTGTACTCATCGGTATTCGGAGTTTGCATCGGGTTGGTAAGTCGAGATGACCCCCTAGCCGAAACAGTGCTCTACCCCCAATGGTAATTCACGAGGCGCTACCTAAATAGCTTTCGAGGAGAACCAGCTATCTCCGAGTTTGATTAGCCTTTCACTCCTATCCACACGTCATCCCCTGGCTTTTCAACGACAGTGGGTTCGGTCCTCCAGTCAGTGTTACCTAACCTTCAACCTGCACATGGATAGATCACTCGGTTTCGGGTCTAATCCCAGCAACTAAACGCCCTATTAAGACTCGATTTCTCTACGGCTCCCCTATTCGGTTAACCTTGCTACTGAAATTAAGTCGCTGACCCATTATACAAAAGGTACGCAGTCACAGAACAAGTCTGCTCCCACTGCTTGTACGCATACGGTTTCAGGATCTATTTCACTCCCCTCACAGGGGTTCTTTTCGCCTTTCCCTCACGGTACTGGTTCACTATCGGTCAGTCAGGAGTATTTAGCCTTGGAGGATGGTCCCCCCATGTTCAGACAGGATACCACGTGTCCCGTCCTACTCGATTTCACTACTATGCCGTTTTCGTGTACGGGGCTATCACCCACTATGGCTCAGCTTTCCAGCTGATTCTACTAACAACAAAGTAGCTTAAGGGCTACTCCCCGTTCGCTCGCCGCTACTAGGGGAATCTCGGTTGATTTCTTTTCCTCGGGGTACTTAGATGTTTCAGTTCTCCCGGTTCGCCTCTTTTACCTATGTATTGAGTAAAAGATACCTGCCTGATGACAGGTGGGTTTCCCCATTCGGAAATCGTTGGATCAAAGCTTGTTTACCAGCTCCCCAACGCTTATCGCAGGTTTCTACGTCCTTCATCGCCTCTGACTGCCAAGGCATCCACCGTATGCGCTTAGTCACTTGACTATATAACCCCAAATAGTCTTCTTAGACTTTATATTTTCACGTTATGCGGCGTTACAATCTTCACTCAATCAGTCATGTAGCAGGGCTACACTCCCTCTTTCGCTCAGCTTGCGCCTTGCCTAACGTAAAACTATTTCGTCTAAGTCAAATAGCAGGTTATATATAACTAAACCGTAACAATATTCGCCGGATAACGCTTGATTATGAATCTCAATGTTATCCGTTAGATAAATTCAGAGGGTAATCTGATTTCATCTAACTTAACTTAATTTTACTTACCAAATTGTTAAAGAGCATTCTGGTGTATAACCAGAAATAAACCGACTGCATTATGAATAATGGCTATTCATTCAATCGTCTTATTTGTGATTACAAATCCAAGTGTAAAGTGTCTGTCCGTGTCT
This genomic window from Alkalimarinus sediminis contains:
- a CDS encoding 2-isopropylmalate synthase, with translation MSGKDRLVIFDTTLRDGEQSPGASMTKAEKLRIAKSLEKMKVDVIEAGFAIASPGDFDAVKSIAEAVKDSTICSLSRALDKDIDRAAEALKNANSSRIHTFIATSPIHMKYKLQMEPDQVVEQAVRAVKRARSHTSDVEFSCEDAGRSEIDFLCRIIESAIDAGATTINIPDTVGYAIPSEFGETIKTLIERIPNSDKAIFSVHCHNDLGLAVSNSLAAVMNGARQVECTINGLGERAGNASLEEVVMAVRTRKDLFAVETSLDATQIVPTSRLVSTITGFPVQPNKAIVGANAFAHESGIHQDGILKNRETYEIMAAQDVGWHTNSLILGKHSGRNAFKSRLEELGIQLETETELNAAFSRFKDLADKKHEIFDEDLQALVSDTKVPDVEEQFKLVCLSVCSETGVTPQSTITLMVNGEEVTAVAEGGGPVDATYKAIESIANSGANLQLYSVNAITSGTDSQGEVTVRLELGGRIVNGIGADTDIVIASAKAYMNALNLISATPDKQHPQSDV
- a CDS encoding AraC family transcriptional regulator, producing the protein MQNKEITVSLNWVKSLLLFAEQQGCDRALILKKSGLNSDVLDKVHRLTMDQTVRLWGACIDETADPFFGLHMGEKVRPSTFHIVGYTLMNSANLSEAFDKLHEYQRLISDGGVFQRVPVAKGVWIIYHPRPGVLPFFYHQIDAVLAAVLAFSRWVSGELFSPIEVSLKREAPVDWSEYLRVFAVKPSFSSDFDGILISHEMLDHPLLEADEELREVHEQHAKQRLRELKSTSRMSDQVTLILQNHISDQEAGRAFVANKLGVSEKTLQRKLSEEGQTFQGLYNQLRKKLALDYVSDTSIPLTDVATMLGFSDPSAFYRAFKRWTESTPGDYRELTKG
- a CDS encoding response regulator transcription factor; this translates as MNKTILIIDDDDIFAQTLKRSFIRRGYEAWTANNISEAAEFFKQKPDFAVIDLKIDDESGLNALSLLIQRSPDTKALILTGYSSISTAVKAIKLGAQNYLCKPANTDEILKVLTDAETTQESVTIEEKPISVDRLEWEHIQRVLNEHEGNISATARALNMHRRTLQRKLQKRPVNR
- a CDS encoding sensor histidine kinase; translation: MAAPIHPLDKNLLLVNTVRCFILFAVLALVSAGYFFNATSISIFTTLLTLSFYTGLTVYTFRRLSKQTSISEREFFYHLGADITVLTILFIFSGGSANPFVSLYLFPIIVSASLLSSTYTRTLLLLGITCYSALFVIDMLWPGDNSVHDSHGATSMTGHSNMTDHSSHNTNQKTSEDSMFSLHLYGMWFTFAFSALLISTFVVRMKKQLAKQQQKINAQRESALRDEQVIAIATQAANVAHHIGTPLSTISVIANDLKQEPQLTAYIDDLDILSSQVDLCRNELQQLRIDTDKNHQQLTSHIQVRQHLQDITDELTLLHPQTNIKLDLSKCPQDLGIRADQGLKLAILSLLNNACEASPNQIDISVGQQNEQLSIQIRDYGTGIPQTLEGVPQQPTQSTKSTGLGLGLFLSHATVERQGGAVRLINISDNPEDSSAKTKGTLTEITLPLDRS
- the prfC gene encoding peptide chain release factor 3 translates to MSRFEKEINKRRTFAIISHPDAGKTTITEKVLLFGQALQTAGTVKGKKSGQHAKSDWMEMEKERGISVTTSVMQFPYKDHLVNLLDTPGHEDFSEDTYRTLTAVDSCLMVIDCAKGVEARTIKLMDVTRMRDTPILTFMNKMDRDIRDPIELMDEVEDVLKIACAPVTWPIGMGKQFKGVYHLLRDEVILYQSGQGHMIQDEQIIKGLDNPELDEVLGPYAADLRDEIELVKGASHEFDLEEFLAGQLTPVFFGTALGNFGVDHMLDGLTDWAPAPLSRESDKGVVDSRGEEFSGFVFKIQANMDPQHRDRVAFLRVCSGRYEQGMKMRHVRLGKDVRVSDALTFLAGDRTRVEEAYAGDIIGLHNHGTIQIGDTFAAGKDMRFTGIPNFAPELFRRIRLKDPLKAKQLNKGLIQLSEEGAVQVFRPLKNNDLIVGAVGVLQFDVVVHRLKAEYKVDAMYEPISVATARWTTCDDELKLEHFRKKAFDNLALDGGDNLTYIAPTMVNLQLAQERYPEIEFHKTREH
- the rimI gene encoding ribosomal protein S18-alanine N-acetyltransferase, translated to MKFRKMLVSDLGSVLTVERSAYSHPWTEGNFRDSLEGNDEVWLLESNDKLLGHGVISVAVGEAHLLNICVANHSQRQGLGRYILHHLLTRSELLGAGIMFLEVRESNSPALALYQSERFEQIGVRKNYYPLGSERENALVMSRPIG